The DNA region AATGCGGTACAACACCAGGTATAATTAAAACGCCGCCTACAGCACCAAGTATAGCTAAACCAACTAATCCGCCTATAAAGCTTGTAATAAATCCTATTAAAACAGCATTAGGAGCATAAGGGAATACTACAGGACAATCCAAAGCAGGTATAGCATTAGGAACAATCTTTTCAGATATACCTTTGAAAGCAGGAATAATTTCACCTAATATCATTCTAACACCAGATAATACAACAGAAACACCAGCAGCAAAAGTAACACCCTGTATAAGAGCAAATACTAAAT from Brachyspira sp. SAP_772 includes:
- a CDS encoding PTS transporter subunit IIC; amino-acid sequence: VGGNSPSVEDLKLPKGLSFMRDNILAIALTMSIIYIIVAIAAGSAYIEKELSNGQNYLVFALIQGVTFAAGVSVVLSGVRMILGEIIPAFKGISEKIVPNAIPALDCPVVFPYAPNAVLIGFITSFIGGLVGLAILGAVGGVLIIPGVVPHFFVGATAGVFGNATGGRRGCIIGSFINGLLLAFLPIILL